TCAAGGGAGCAGCGTCAATCCAGTCCGCCAAGGATCCTTCCGGAAGTTGCAAGGCACTTGCCAGCCAGGCTGGCACGCCTGGAACGAGTCAGGCCACAGGTGGAAGACCTTCTGCATCCAAAGGAGCAGGTGTTAACCTGGTCGGCTCAGATGGAATTTTCAGTGCAGAGTACTTCATAATCGTCTTAGTAGCGTCCGTGATAGCTCACTTTGTCGTTGACCTTCTCTTTCCGCGGGACTTGTGGCTGCTCGCTCTTACTGAACGCATTCTTCGCAATTGGGCTCGGCACTGATCGCAGATAGTACCCAGAGTCCCACTCATTTGTGACTCCAACAATCGAAACAAGGTTGAAATTTTACTCATTCCAGATAGCTAGGCTGAAATGATGGTGATGGTACCCATTTCCCGGAGGCAGAGCGAATGTAGACGTAGTCGCGATGTCCAATACCTTCATGTAGTCTCCGGTGGACCTTTGCATTTCGTTTTTAAAGAGTGCTGGATAAAGATTCGATTGTCACACATCCATCTTCAGTCCCAAGTGTGGAATTTGAGATCTTTCGCTCTACAAGGGATGGATCGAATCTCGTCGTTGCATGGCCAAATTTTCTATTTGCATCTAGGTTCCCTCTTCAAATTGCCCTCAAAACACTTCTGGAAGCCCTTAATTGGAAATCTTCTCCCCTCACTTTTCTCCCACATCCGTCGTGAGTTGAAACGGGTGGTCAGGAGATAGACGTGCTTAGTAATCAACCTGTCCCCGCCCCATGTGGGGCCTAAGACCGGGGGCGCCTACAATTTTTTTTACCAAAAACTGCAGATCTTCCTCACGCCCACATCCCATCGCATTCTCCTTTTGAAACCCTTTCTCTCGTTTCCGACGTAAAGTCACATACCGCAAAAATGGGCAACGTAAGAAACACATTCCAAGCTACACAGAAGACACCAGACCATTCTGATCTCTTTGTTTGGGCCCCCGCAACGCGCCGTGAACTAACAATATACGACAGGGAGCCAAGGCAAACATGAAGCGCGAGCGCAACGCGAAAGACACCAAGACCGCGAAGTCGCAAATCAAGAGCGTATGTCAACGTCGTCGCCAACGCCTCTATTGTCCCTCCAGTCACTGACCCACATCCGTATCTAGAACGAAAAGGCCATGACCATCCAGTGCCAAGTCTGCCGACAGACTTTCCTCCAGACCACCAAGGCGCCTGCGTACGTATATTCCTCGCTAGTGTTGGATGTACATGGATTTCCTTGCTAACATACTGGCGCGACTATAGCCTCCTCGAGCACGCCTCCAACAAGCACAGCAAGGGTCTTCCCGAGTGCTTCCCCGGTGTCAACGCATAGACAATCAGCCCGGCGGAACCGAAACCGATCTTTTCTTTACGATATCACGGGTTAGCATGGCTTTAGGAGTTTTGATgaaaagcgacaacatctAGGAACTGGAGTTGAGAGAGTTGAGACTTTGCGTAGGCGACTAAGGAGGTGTCGGAATGGAGATGTTCATTGGGTGTACATGTAGCGGTGGTGTGAAGGCCCCTTATGATTTAAGACGCAGTTTGACTATGCATGatcttttctcttcctccatACTCATTGGAATTGCCCTGCAGTACTAATAAAAGGGGGTAGAACCTTGCCCAAACATCACTTACACTTGTGGAGGATGTGGACCACCCGGGGAGGGTGAAGAATAGtcgtgggggggggggggttcaaTTTTGGGAAACTACACCTCAGAATCATGTGGATCATCTAGAGCTTGCTGGAATTTAAATTAGCACAGGTGTCGAGTTCAAGATAGTGGGAAGCAGAGAAATCCCGAAAGATAGCAGTAGCTGTTGATTGATTTTTcgactacggagtagatcaCGCGCGAATGAGAAATATCATGGAGATCCACGTGCTAGGGCAATTGACGCAGCAAGTCTTTCTCGAATTTCCACTACTTCGCCATTGCTCTCCAAgtacacctgctggatcacGAAAAGACACACAACATGAGTGAATCTTTACAAGGGGCACCAAGGTCTCAAGAACGGTATCATCGTTAATTGTAATTGGGCTCGTTATAACGAGAGCTAACTATAGTTGGACTTGTCACCAATCGATTGCACTATATCCCTAACCTCACCTGGGGTTCCATTCCCCcttgacttttttttctagccCTAATTCAAGATTGCTGCTAAGGCGGGTGACGAAGTGTAAGAGTCGAGAGACTGTCCTTGCTATTCCCACTTTACTAGCATAATCAAAAAACCAATTAACATCCCGTGGGCACCAATGTGCTGACATGGATATGATGCAGACAGAAATATTTGGGCCCTAAAACAGGTAGTTTAACAGATAGATAATCCATCCATTTGATGGTAGTTAATAGCCCGACTTTGCCTTCGGTGAAATGTCATTTGATCATTTCGTTGTGCTTAGCTTTGAGATCTGTAGTGTCATGTCCGCGGCGGTACAATCTAAATGCAGATGATGGCGGAACCGGTACAGCCCTTGTAGAGTGATCAAATCTCCAAACTCAGCCCTATCACGGCCTCAATCTCTCAGCAATGAGGTTCAGAATTTGGATTCGGACAAATGCTGGTCGGAAACAGGCCAAGTGACTTTGTCTGCTATCTCGAACTTCAGTATTCTCGTACTGTGCCAGTGTGGCAGAGATGAGCGGTTAAAAGCATCGACACCTTGCGAACTTGTTGTGATTCGCCCTAGGGCTTTTCTGTGGTCCGTTCTAGCAGATCGACAGTTCGGATATTATTTCAACGGCAGTAAACCAATCAAAAGTGCCTCCATGTAAGCATTTGGGGCGTGATTGTCGGGTCAGGGGTATTTTACTAACAGCCCCTGTTTCCCTAGAAAGACGACGGGGATTAAACTACTTTGCAGGTCCATTCATACTGCATGTGCCCTTCTGGTCCTGTGCCCCATGTAATAATCTGGCTGGAAAATTCTCCAGTCCTTTCGGATCCGGGAATGCGAAAGCCAAGGGCAGTCACGTATCGACCTGGCCTGTCGTGAGCGTTTTCCAGGCAATTCAGATCCCTCTCCGAGACTCTTGTAAGTTGCGAGAACCAAACGCTCCATGGACAGGTAAGAAAATAACCAAATGGGGGTGGACTTATCGAACGGTAAAACCACCATCAACTCTGATATCTGCACCATTGATCATGCCGCTAGAATCCTATGGCAAAAGTCAGAATTGATGAGAGAGTCAGCCAAGCCAAAGGAGTATACCTGACGAAGAAACAGTACCGAATCAGCAACCTCCTCTGGAAGCGCAAATCTGCCCGTCGGGATCATCGCCAAGAAAGGGTCACGGACATTCGCCTCTCCCCAAGCCTTCTTTCCCAGTTCCGTCAATGCCGCAGTCGGAGAAAGGCTTGGGAGCAGAGCGTCAGGCCGTAGAGATTGACTGTCAGATGCATCAGTGTTTCCTCGGGGGGTGCAGTCTCCATGTCGCTGAGAGATACGTATCCGGCTGTGTTGATCAGGAGACTTGGAAAGGCTCTTTTGGACGGAGAAGACGAGGATGGGTCAATTAATTCCTTCTCTAGAGAGTTGAAGGCCGCCTGCACAGAGTCTGGCGAGGTAATGTCACATTCATAGGTGTAAATGTCGTCGAGATTGCCGCTCGCGCCGTACCCCGATTCGAGAAGCTCATCGCGACGTGCGGCTTCGAAAGGTGCGTAGAGAATGGCGAGACGGGCACCTTGCTGTCTGAGCTTTTGGCCTATGCTTGATCCAAGGCCACCTGTGGAGAAGTTAGGTCTCGATACCTCCGGCCTGGTGTTCATCTGGTGTTCCTACCCAAGCCGCCAGGCATGATCGCTAATCTGTGAGCGAATGCCATTTTTTTACGGAGTTCATTTGAATATCGACAGAGCATCAAGGTGGGAGCAGTGTTAAAAAGACATAACTACGGAATTTGAACTTCGAGCTACCCCATTCTCCGCTTGCAAGAGGATCGGCTGAACGCATTCGGGAATGATCGACCCAGCATCCATCACCCCATCTCCACACTTTTGTATCCCTTGGAAATGGAGGGCACAGATGACCATCTTTGCTTGCTTCCACTTTGATGAAGATTAAATGGACTAGGGATCTATCAAAGCCACCAAATGGATACCAACAGTTGTGCTACTCTACATTATCACAAAGCATCAAAAGTTGCTTATCTCCGGCGGGGATTGCGCAGGATTAGCAAGGATTGCT
Above is a genomic segment from Penicillium digitatum chromosome 3, complete sequence containing:
- a CDS encoding Short-chain dehydrogenase/reductase, putative, which produces MPGGLGGLGSSIGQKLRQQGARLAILYAPFEAARRDELLESGYGASGNLDDIYTYECDITSPDSVQAAFNSLEKELIDPSSSSPSKRAFPSLLINTAGYVSLSDMETAPPEETLMHLTVNLYGLTLCSQAFLRLRH